A region from the Gemmatimonadota bacterium genome encodes:
- a CDS encoding ABC transporter permease, translated as MTLAHDLRLAGRLLVRRPLFTTMVVLTIAVAIGLNSTVFAAVDALLLRPLPGVFAPDRVVGLYRTAPGIPWGSNSVPHFQDVRERTTDVFQQVAAWTFAGFNHGDGDQPQILSGQLVSATFFSTLGVQPAHGRFFVPAEDSGRGAHPVVVLGEGAWRRRFGGDPSIVGRTIQLNGQAMEVVGVAPPAFRGTVPMLEPALYVPLMQMEVLDADRAGSLDNRGRNFLNVVARLRPGVTREQAATRLDAVNTELAAAWPAAYSKSGTRIIALADVGTHPSMRTAQLGISGALMGVVFLLLLLACVNVASLFLARARDRAREMAVRLAIGASRWHLVRQLMIESLLLAAVAGAAGLLVAAGGVAVANAIEIPVGDLGVRPDISLSGRVIAFTMGVSLVAGVVVGMLPALQATRPSLIPGLKGELQSGRNRSRMRDALILAQVALSIVLLTCAGMFVSNVQRATTVAVGFDPDGAATATLSPALQGYDRQRAEQFYRTLQERLRALNGVDEVGFVDVLPLGIGSSDTRVEIPGYTPAEGEGMNILHASVTPGYFRAMGIRLVAGREVTAQDDSVSVPVVVVNQRFAERFWPGQDPLGRTVRRGTRDFSVVGVVATGKYRSLGEDPTEYMYFSHAQAWSSLMRVVVRHRDADVATLASIRAEVRALDAQMPVTGLRTLTSHMGTSLLPARIAGGALGFFGVIGLLLAAIGIYGVMTQAVAQRTREIGIRMALGSTEGRVTRLVFGQGMRFVGLGCVLGLLGAGGAFVLMRGILYGVGTLTVVSFVLSPLVLAGVAAVATLLPVRRTVRGSTLSAIRQE; from the coding sequence ATGACCCTCGCACACGACCTTCGTCTCGCCGGTCGGCTCTTGGTCCGTCGCCCACTCTTCACCACGATGGTGGTGTTGACCATCGCGGTCGCCATCGGGCTGAACAGCACCGTGTTCGCGGCGGTCGACGCCCTACTGCTTCGACCGCTTCCAGGGGTCTTCGCACCGGATCGGGTCGTTGGACTCTACCGGACGGCCCCGGGCATACCGTGGGGGTCCAATTCAGTCCCGCACTTCCAGGACGTCCGGGAGCGGACCACGGACGTCTTCCAGCAGGTGGCCGCATGGACCTTCGCCGGGTTCAACCATGGAGACGGCGACCAGCCCCAGATCCTCTCCGGACAGTTGGTCTCGGCCACCTTCTTCTCCACCCTCGGCGTGCAACCGGCCCACGGGCGCTTCTTCGTCCCGGCGGAAGACAGCGGGCGTGGCGCCCATCCGGTGGTGGTGCTTGGCGAGGGCGCCTGGCGTCGGCGGTTTGGCGGCGACCCGTCCATTGTCGGACGTACGATCCAGCTCAATGGTCAGGCGATGGAGGTGGTCGGCGTGGCCCCACCCGCGTTTCGCGGAACGGTCCCGATGTTGGAGCCCGCGCTGTACGTACCCCTGATGCAGATGGAGGTGCTCGACGCCGACCGCGCGGGGTCGCTCGACAACCGTGGTCGCAACTTCCTTAACGTGGTGGCGCGCCTGCGGCCGGGCGTTACGCGGGAGCAGGCTGCGACGCGTCTCGATGCCGTCAACACCGAGCTCGCGGCGGCCTGGCCAGCGGCCTACAGCAAGAGCGGCACACGCATCATTGCGCTTGCGGACGTCGGGACACATCCGTCGATGCGAACGGCCCAGCTGGGGATCTCAGGGGCCCTCATGGGGGTGGTCTTCCTGCTCCTCCTGCTGGCCTGCGTGAATGTTGCGAGCCTCTTCCTCGCGCGCGCTCGTGACCGGGCGCGCGAGATGGCCGTGCGGCTCGCGATTGGTGCGAGCCGCTGGCACCTCGTGCGACAGCTGATGATCGAAAGCCTGCTCCTCGCGGCCGTGGCGGGGGCGGCGGGGCTTCTCGTTGCGGCGGGCGGGGTCGCGGTGGCCAATGCGATCGAGATCCCGGTCGGAGACCTCGGGGTTCGGCCGGACATCTCGCTGAGTGGGCGTGTGATCGCCTTCACGATGGGCGTTTCGCTGGTCGCGGGGGTGGTGGTCGGGATGCTGCCGGCTTTGCAGGCGACGCGCCCGTCGCTCATCCCGGGGCTCAAGGGAGAGCTGCAGTCCGGCCGCAATCGTTCGCGCATGCGCGATGCCCTGATCCTCGCCCAGGTGGCGCTCTCGATCGTCCTGCTCACCTGCGCTGGAATGTTTGTCTCCAACGTCCAGCGGGCGACGACCGTGGCGGTGGGCTTCGATCCGGATGGGGCGGCGACCGCCACGCTCTCACCTGCGCTGCAGGGATACGACCGCCAGCGCGCGGAGCAGTTCTACCGCACCCTGCAGGAGCGCCTCCGTGCCTTGAACGGGGTGGACGAGGTCGGGTTCGTCGACGTATTGCCCTTGGGGATCGGGAGCTCGGACACACGCGTGGAGATCCCGGGCTACACGCCGGCCGAAGGCGAGGGGATGAACATCCTGCACGCGAGCGTGACGCCCGGGTACTTCCGGGCCATGGGGATTCGCCTGGTCGCCGGGCGCGAGGTCACGGCCCAGGACGACAGTGTGTCCGTACCGGTCGTGGTCGTGAACCAGCGCTTTGCGGAGCGCTTCTGGCCGGGGCAGGATCCCCTTGGGCGCACGGTTCGGCGCGGGACCCGCGACTTCTCGGTCGTCGGTGTGGTGGCGACCGGCAAATATCGATCGCTCGGTGAGGATCCGACCGAATACATGTACTTCTCCCACGCCCAGGCGTGGTCCTCACTGATGCGCGTGGTCGTGCGGCATCGCGACGCCGATGTGGCGACCTTGGCCAGCATCCGCGCCGAGGTGCGTGCACTGGATGCGCAGATGCCCGTGACCGGGTTGCGCACGCTGACCTCGCACATGGGGACGTCCCTGCTCCCCGCCCGCATCGCCGGTGGGGCGCTGGGCTTCTTTGGGGTGATCGGCCTATTGCTGGCGGCCATCGGGATCTACGGCGTGATGACGCAGGCGGTCGCGCAACGCACGCGCGAGATCGGGATCCGCATGGCCTTGGGTTCCACGGAAGGTCGGGTCACCCGTCTGGTGTTCGGCCAGGGGATGCGGTTCGTCGGCCTGGGATGTGTGCTGGGGCTCCTCGGCGCGGGCGGCGCCTTTGTCCTGATGCGCGGGATCCTCTACGGGGTGGGCACACTGACGGTGGTTTCATTTGTGTTGTCCCCGCTGGTGCTTGCTGGGGTGGCTGCGGTGGCGACGCTGCTCCCGGTGCGGCGGACCGTGCGTGGGAGCACGCTGAGCGCGATCCGCCAGGAATGA
- a CDS encoding serine hydrolase, which yields MPLSNCAPSVHGEPWRGERVSEGRVPQCVARAWTIATPRFGRRRSIAAALIATSACATDGVVSPLPPEVHRAGLDSLVAEMRDGAMGDIRSFLLLVGDHAPVEYYFRGAKRSDAAPVYSVSKSITSLLTGLALETRALDSLRAPIRPILRAHDSLFAANAMRARITVEDLLTMRAGIAWDELSTNYTDPTNPVGLMLATGDWIGYLLSQPMAAIPGTRYAYNTGATIVLGEVVGLALRRPIASFAQERLFGPLGIPSPTWHHAANGVANAGGGLSLRPLDLLRIGQLVRDGGRYGGKQVVPAAWITASLTPHVGTTAVRYGYQWWMWGARGAWDPADPVYVASGWGGQTILIFPSRAAVIVVTALNFDRNPVMAAQALTQRLDGILTKVPNPQAQ from the coding sequence ATGCCCCTGTCGAATTGTGCTCCGTCCGTTCACGGCGAACCTTGGCGCGGCGAGCGCGTCTCAGAGGGACGCGTTCCGCAGTGCGTCGCTCGGGCGTGGACCATCGCCACGCCGCGCTTCGGTCGACGGCGGAGCATCGCCGCGGCGCTCATCGCGACGAGCGCGTGCGCCACGGATGGCGTCGTCTCTCCGCTGCCCCCCGAGGTCCACCGCGCCGGCCTCGACTCGCTGGTGGCCGAGATGCGCGATGGCGCGATGGGGGATATCCGCAGCTTCCTGCTTCTGGTCGGTGACCACGCCCCGGTCGAGTACTATTTTCGCGGCGCGAAACGGAGCGACGCCGCCCCCGTATACTCTGTCTCCAAGAGCATCACTTCGCTGTTGACCGGGCTGGCCCTCGAGACGCGTGCACTGGACTCTCTCCGTGCCCCGATTCGTCCCATCCTCCGCGCGCATGACTCGTTGTTCGCCGCCAATGCCATGCGCGCGCGGATCACGGTGGAGGACCTGTTGACCATGCGGGCCGGAATCGCGTGGGACGAGCTATCGACGAACTACACGGACCCCACGAACCCGGTGGGACTCATGCTGGCCACGGGCGATTGGATCGGCTACCTGCTCTCGCAACCGATGGCCGCGATCCCGGGAACGCGGTATGCCTACAACACTGGTGCAACCATCGTGCTTGGCGAGGTCGTCGGCCTGGCGTTGCGTCGGCCCATTGCCTCGTTCGCGCAGGAACGCCTCTTCGGCCCGCTTGGGATCCCCTCGCCGACGTGGCACCATGCCGCGAACGGCGTGGCCAACGCCGGCGGTGGACTCTCGCTCCGTCCGCTGGACCTGCTCCGGATCGGGCAACTCGTGCGCGACGGGGGACGATACGGTGGCAAGCAAGTCGTCCCCGCGGCGTGGATCACGGCGTCGCTCACTCCGCACGTCGGCACGACGGCAGTGCGTTACGGCTACCAGTGGTGGATGTGGGGCGCGCGGGGCGCTTGGGACCCGGCGGACCCGGTGTACGTCGCCAGCGGCTGGGGTGGACAGACCATCCTCATCTTTCCCTCGCGTGCGGCCGTCATCGTGGTGACCGCCCTCAACTTTGACCGGAATCCGGTGATGGCGGCGCAAGCGCTCACGCAGCGGCTCGATGGCATCCTGACCAAAGTCCCCAACCCTCAGGCGCAATGA
- a CDS encoding histidine kinase, with amino-acid sequence MTASHTPLLRILGASLGMWATVLVLHVAAAYRDMLRRGTPVGLQELLGAYLVAYVPWVAYTTLLYRTLERRTVVLSERRTVVPLYVGSLVIFLVPEILWQVAAVTLRNAADPVKAFLPALRRWPAELWLLDLALMTGSFMAIYAIVTVREGRALRARQQAADAERLALQLELEQQRLRGLRAQLEPHFLFNALSAIAGLVRSNDQRVAIDAIGQLSAQLRHAITASQKDWSTIGEELEFVRGYLALQALRYPDRLRVNLDAPAAAGSLACPPLLLQPLVENAIRHDVECHQGISTIGVTVSPEAAGTTITVRNTKHPGTPANPGLGLGLRGIRDRLALLYGGAARLEAGPADGHFVVTLFLPPAPAHES; translated from the coding sequence ATGACCGCGTCCCACACCCCCCTGCTTCGTATACTCGGCGCCAGCCTGGGCATGTGGGCCACCGTGCTCGTTCTACACGTCGCGGCGGCCTACCGAGACATGCTGCGGCGCGGCACCCCCGTGGGACTGCAGGAACTCCTGGGCGCGTACCTCGTGGCGTATGTGCCATGGGTCGCCTATACGACCCTGCTGTACCGTACCCTGGAACGTCGGACCGTCGTTCTCAGCGAGCGACGGACCGTGGTGCCCCTGTACGTGGGCAGTCTCGTGATCTTCCTCGTTCCGGAGATCTTGTGGCAGGTCGCGGCGGTAACCCTGCGCAATGCCGCAGATCCGGTGAAGGCCTTCCTTCCCGCCTTGCGTCGCTGGCCAGCAGAGTTGTGGCTTCTGGACCTGGCCCTGATGACCGGCAGCTTCATGGCGATCTACGCGATCGTGACGGTGCGCGAAGGGCGCGCGCTTCGCGCGCGTCAGCAGGCGGCCGACGCCGAACGCCTCGCCCTGCAACTGGAACTCGAGCAGCAGCGCCTGCGCGGTCTCCGCGCCCAACTCGAACCGCACTTCCTGTTTAATGCCCTGAGTGCCATCGCCGGATTGGTGCGCAGCAACGACCAGCGCGTGGCCATCGACGCCATCGGCCAGCTCAGTGCCCAACTCCGACATGCCATCACGGCGAGCCAGAAGGACTGGAGCACCATCGGTGAGGAGCTGGAGTTCGTTCGCGGGTATCTCGCCTTGCAGGCGCTGCGGTATCCCGATCGACTGCGCGTCAACCTGGACGCACCAGCCGCGGCGGGGTCCCTCGCGTGCCCGCCCCTCCTCCTCCAGCCATTGGTCGAAAACGCGATCCGCCACGACGTCGAGTGCCACCAGGGCATCTCGACGATCGGTGTGACCGTTTCGCCGGAAGCCGCCGGCACCACGATTACCGTCCGCAACACCAAACATCCCGGTACGCCGGCCAATCCGGGGCTTGGGCTCGGCCTCCGCGGCATTCGGGATCGACTGGCCTTGCTCTATGGGGGCGCGGCGCGCCTGGAGGCCGGGCCGGCGGACGGACATTTCGTGGTGACCCTCTTCCTTCCCCCGGCACCAGCGCATGAATCGTGA
- a CDS encoding response regulator transcription factor — MNRDVIQVLIVDDEPLARTNLRHALAAHPQVRVVAECPGVAEARAALNASPSDATPGAGRAVEATDASVDVVFLDIRMPGESGLVLARELVSRAEPPIIVFVTAHGDFAIEAFEIHALDYLLKPVEDTRLTQAVARIEEMLRLRQRAAYAIAVRDYLTDASEPGGGQPTPYLTRLSVRSVGRIESIAVDDVRWFGASGNYVELHLAKRVVLHRLTIGALERRPDPAVFLRVHRSAIVRRADVGVLRVTGDGTYLLQLRSGPQVPVSERYVDAVRATMGE, encoded by the coding sequence ATGAATCGTGACGTGATCCAGGTGCTCATCGTGGACGACGAGCCACTGGCGCGCACCAACCTGCGGCATGCCCTCGCGGCGCATCCGCAGGTTCGCGTCGTCGCGGAATGTCCGGGGGTGGCGGAGGCCCGCGCGGCCCTCAACGCGAGCCCGAGCGACGCGACTCCGGGCGCGGGACGTGCGGTGGAGGCGACTGACGCCTCCGTGGACGTTGTGTTCCTCGACATTCGGATGCCGGGGGAGAGTGGATTGGTCCTGGCGCGCGAACTCGTCTCCCGCGCCGAGCCTCCGATCATTGTCTTCGTCACTGCCCACGGGGACTTTGCCATCGAGGCGTTCGAGATTCATGCCCTCGACTACCTGCTCAAGCCGGTGGAGGACACACGGCTCACCCAAGCGGTGGCCCGCATCGAGGAGATGCTCCGCCTGCGCCAGCGGGCCGCCTATGCCATCGCGGTCCGTGACTACCTGACGGATGCATCCGAGCCCGGCGGCGGGCAACCCACGCCGTACCTCACCCGGTTGAGCGTGCGTTCGGTTGGGCGTATCGAGTCCATCGCCGTGGACGACGTCCGATGGTTTGGTGCATCGGGCAACTACGTGGAGCTTCACCTCGCGAAGCGCGTCGTGCTGCATCGCTTGACGATCGGCGCGCTCGAACGACGGCCCGATCCTGCCGTCTTCCTGCGGGTCCATCGGAGCGCCATCGTGCGCCGCGCGGACGTTGGCGTGCTGCGCGTCACCGGCGATGGCACCTACCTCCTGCAGCTGCGCTCCGGCCCCCAGGTCCCCGTGAGCGAGCGGTACGTTGACGCTGTTCGCGCGACGATGGGGGAGTAA
- a CDS encoding MBL fold metallo-hydrolase — translation MRITTLARAFSTAPLLLGAFTPLRAQSAAPGAPLAQIHVATGDARSYFTNSWWIESAEGLVLIDAMCLRSDVDRLIASLRATGKPLAAVIITHPHADHFGGLRQLKEAFPRTPLVATRPTADAMQGVHDQALQPGGWLAALGSDYERRLQRPDSLVPSGSTLRLAGLTVTLRDYGPAEAENNTVVHVRELDALFTGDLTVAAGAYYIGEQHSRLAMVALSQLLVDYPGPITAYSGHFAPMPLGTVVQENLEQLRFFRLAAAAEFADSASLTPAGTLTPVAMRRLTRTYAGFLRERNTYGMGPVGVAQMNASGIVAEMRGAAPVRVPPIHQQVRAGLRPLRFLLGRWAGTQFPADTSRATALPTLELSSEFVPVLGGAAYEGRMTAPGYRFVLTLSFDAAQQRYRVGALDDVSGLLDVFEGTLHGDGALVVDNVRAGTYYVNPRGERIHSRLTFTPTAGELFRLDVDESTDGGGTWKPATRYEAARRLVP, via the coding sequence GTGCGTATCACCACACTCGCCCGCGCGTTCTCCACGGCGCCCCTCCTGCTTGGCGCCTTCACGCCCCTCCGCGCGCAATCCGCAGCACCGGGGGCGCCGCTCGCGCAGATCCATGTCGCGACCGGCGACGCACGGTCCTACTTCACCAACTCCTGGTGGATCGAGTCCGCCGAAGGCCTCGTGCTGATCGACGCCATGTGCCTGCGAAGCGATGTCGACCGGCTCATCGCCAGCCTGCGCGCAACAGGCAAGCCGCTCGCCGCAGTGATCATCACCCATCCCCATGCAGATCACTTCGGCGGGCTGCGCCAACTGAAGGAGGCGTTTCCGCGCACCCCGCTCGTCGCCACTCGGCCGACCGCTGACGCAATGCAGGGCGTCCACGACCAGGCGCTGCAGCCTGGTGGTTGGCTCGCCGCGTTAGGCAGTGACTACGAGCGCCGGCTGCAGCGGCCCGATTCCCTGGTCCCGTCCGGGAGCACGCTGCGCCTCGCGGGGCTCACCGTCACCCTCCGGGACTACGGGCCGGCGGAGGCGGAGAACAACACCGTGGTCCATGTGCGCGAGCTGGACGCGCTCTTCACGGGCGACCTCACGGTGGCTGCGGGCGCGTATTACATCGGCGAACAACACTCACGCCTCGCGATGGTCGCGTTGTCGCAACTGCTCGTCGACTACCCGGGTCCGATCACCGCCTACTCCGGCCACTTCGCCCCGATGCCGCTGGGGACGGTGGTCCAGGAGAATCTCGAGCAGCTGCGCTTCTTCCGCCTCGCAGCCGCTGCGGAATTCGCCGACTCCGCGTCGCTGACCCCAGCGGGCACGCTCACCCCCGTCGCCATGCGACGCCTGACCCGAACCTACGCCGGATTCCTGCGCGAACGGAACACCTACGGCATGGGGCCTGTGGGCGTCGCCCAGATGAATGCGAGCGGCATTGTCGCCGAGATGCGGGGTGCAGCACCGGTTCGCGTGCCGCCCATCCACCAGCAGGTGCGCGCTGGGCTGCGGCCGTTGCGTTTCCTGCTGGGCCGGTGGGCGGGCACCCAGTTCCCCGCTGATACATCGCGAGCCACGGCTCTCCCCACTCTTGAGCTTTCGTCGGAATTCGTCCCCGTGCTCGGCGGCGCCGCCTATGAGGGCCGCATGACGGCCCCTGGATATCGCTTTGTGCTCACCCTGTCGTTTGACGCCGCGCAGCAGCGCTATCGCGTGGGTGCACTCGACGATGTCTCCGGCCTGCTGGACGTCTTTGAGGGGACATTGCACGGCGATGGGGCCTTGGTCGTCGACAACGTGCGCGCCGGCACCTACTACGTGAATCCGCGCGGTGAACGCATCCATTCGCGCCTGACGTTCACTCCCACAGCCGGTGAACTCTTCCGCCTAGACGTAGACGAATCGACGGACGGCGGCGGGACGTGGAAACCCGCGACCCGCTACGAGGCGGCGCGACGGCTCGTGCCATGA
- a CDS encoding protein kinase, with product MPTSERLQASLADRYRIERELGEGGMATVYLAEDLKHKRQVALKVLKPELGAALGAERFINEIRTTANLQHPNLLPLFDSGEADGLLFYVMPYVEGETLRHRLEALRQLPVDETVRVVSLVAGALDFAHARGVVHRDLKPENILLQAGQPIIADFGIALAVAEAGGERVTQTGLSLGTPHYMSPEQAAGSQTVDARSDQYALAATAYEMLTGEPPHTGPTTPVIVARLMAETPRDIRATRPAVPAAVDAAIQRALSKSPADRYLSCGAFAAALGAGASGPGATVAAGVAPERGAVTPASGGRRHAVIGGALAVAAVVIAAATVWRGAWRSDASSAAGTSTSGDSAASAERSLAVLPFTSVGGDTANSYFAAGIADELTSALMQIPGLRLAGRASAARVKEQGGGANEIGSALNVAAVLDGSVRRSGDRIRVSAELTSARDERVLWSKTYERALADVFAVQDEITREIVSALQVRLSASSGAGGMSARGGTKNLEAYDLYLRALPLYKGRGPGLLQAERYLVDAIARDPGFARAHAMLASTLLAQPYFAPVSARDVAKRGRAAAMRAIALEDSLADGHRALAHGHSEAGEWSAGRREYERAIALDPRSVEAHYRFGEMLFRMGLPHESLDHLEAANRLDPLYSQNNAYRSLTLAMLGRFDEAIAIAERGLTLDPEHLTLNQWYAHVLELAGRRQEMASQARRLSALPEATLNRIGVAAGILARAGARDEARALLRRIEASSVGSQERELAILNARLGLGDLEGAMTALETAAKSDPHRVVAYGLHSLAFDPLRADPRFAAVVRALNLDVDRLTLPDGGRSK from the coding sequence GTGCCCACATCCGAACGCCTGCAGGCTTCGTTGGCTGACCGCTATCGCATCGAGCGTGAGCTGGGCGAAGGCGGGATGGCCACCGTCTATCTGGCCGAGGATCTCAAGCACAAGCGCCAGGTGGCCCTCAAGGTGCTGAAGCCCGAGCTGGGCGCCGCGCTGGGCGCGGAGCGGTTCATCAACGAGATCCGCACCACCGCCAACCTCCAGCATCCCAACCTCCTGCCCCTGTTCGACTCGGGGGAGGCGGATGGCCTGCTCTTTTATGTGATGCCGTATGTCGAGGGAGAGACGCTGCGGCATCGACTTGAGGCGTTGCGACAGCTCCCGGTTGATGAAACGGTCCGGGTGGTCTCCCTCGTAGCCGGCGCGCTCGACTTCGCGCATGCGCGCGGCGTCGTGCACCGCGACCTGAAGCCGGAGAACATCCTGCTGCAGGCCGGTCAGCCGATCATCGCGGACTTCGGCATCGCCCTGGCCGTCGCCGAGGCAGGCGGCGAGCGGGTGACGCAGACCGGCCTCTCCCTCGGCACCCCGCACTACATGAGCCCGGAGCAGGCAGCCGGTTCGCAAACGGTGGATGCGCGCTCCGACCAGTATGCACTCGCGGCTACGGCGTATGAGATGCTCACGGGGGAGCCGCCGCACACGGGTCCGACCACTCCCGTCATCGTGGCGCGGCTGATGGCCGAAACACCCCGCGACATCCGCGCCACACGCCCCGCCGTGCCTGCCGCGGTCGATGCCGCCATCCAGCGCGCGCTATCAAAGTCTCCTGCCGACCGGTATCTCAGCTGCGGAGCGTTTGCCGCAGCGTTAGGCGCGGGGGCGAGTGGCCCCGGCGCGACGGTGGCCGCCGGTGTCGCGCCGGAACGCGGGGCTGTCACGCCGGCGTCAGGTGGGAGGCGTCATGCTGTGATCGGTGGCGCGCTCGCTGTCGCCGCTGTCGTCATCGCTGCAGCAACCGTGTGGCGTGGCGCGTGGCGCAGTGACGCATCGAGCGCCGCGGGCACGTCGACCTCCGGCGACAGTGCGGCGAGCGCCGAGCGATCCCTCGCGGTGCTTCCGTTCACCTCGGTGGGCGGTGACACCGCCAACAGCTATTTCGCGGCGGGCATCGCGGACGAACTGACCAGTGCGCTCATGCAAATCCCCGGCCTCCGTCTCGCCGGCCGCGCGTCGGCGGCGCGTGTCAAGGAGCAGGGCGGGGGGGCGAACGAGATCGGCAGTGCGCTGAACGTGGCAGCGGTGCTCGACGGTTCTGTACGCCGATCGGGCGACCGCATCCGCGTGTCGGCGGAACTCACGAGCGCGCGCGACGAGCGCGTGCTCTGGAGCAAGACATACGAACGCGCGCTGGCCGATGTGTTCGCCGTGCAGGACGAGATCACCCGGGAGATCGTGTCGGCGCTGCAGGTGCGGCTGAGCGCCTCGAGTGGCGCGGGAGGCATGAGTGCCCGCGGCGGCACGAAGAATCTCGAGGCGTACGACCTGTACCTGCGTGCGCTCCCGCTGTACAAAGGGCGCGGCCCCGGGCTGCTCCAGGCGGAGCGGTACCTCGTGGATGCCATTGCACGAGACCCGGGCTTCGCCCGCGCGCACGCGATGCTCGCCTCGACGCTCCTGGCGCAGCCGTACTTCGCCCCGGTGAGCGCCCGCGACGTCGCAAAGCGGGGCCGGGCCGCCGCGATGCGGGCGATCGCGCTCGAAGATTCGCTCGCCGATGGGCATCGGGCCCTCGCGCACGGGCATTCGGAGGCGGGCGAGTGGAGCGCAGGGCGGCGCGAGTACGAGCGCGCCATCGCCCTCGACCCCCGGTCTGTAGAAGCGCACTACCGCTTCGGAGAGATGCTGTTCCGCATGGGACTCCCCCATGAATCGCTCGACCACTTGGAAGCCGCGAATCGCCTGGATCCGTTATACTCCCAGAACAACGCCTACCGCAGCCTGACGTTGGCGATGCTCGGGCGCTTCGACGAGGCGATCGCCATTGCCGAACGGGGACTGACGCTGGATCCGGAGCATCTCACGCTCAACCAGTGGTACGCCCATGTACTGGAGCTGGCGGGACGTCGCCAGGAAATGGCATCGCAGGCGCGCCGGCTCAGCGCGCTGCCGGAGGCGACCCTTAACCGCATCGGCGTTGCGGCGGGCATCCTTGCACGCGCCGGTGCGCGCGACGAGGCGCGCGCCCTGCTGCGTCGTATCGAGGCGAGCTCCGTCGGGAGCCAGGAGCGCGAACTGGCCATACTCAACGCTCGTCTGGGACTCGGGGATCTTGAGGGCGCGATGACGGCCCTGGAGACCGCGGCAAAGAGCGACCCGCACCGCGTGGTGGCGTATGGCCTGCACAGTCTGGCCTTTGACCCCCTGCGCGCGGACCCGCGCTTTGCCGCCGTGGTGCGCGCGCTCAATCTCGACGTGGATAGATTGACGCTGCCCGACGGCGGTCGTTCGAAATAG